The sequence ACCACAGTCACACCATCTTTTCCCAGAACTGTCAGAAACACTGGGCAGAGGACAGTAAATGCATCTCATCACAGGAAAGATACTAACGTGTGATCTTGCAGGTGTAGTTAAATGTGACATCATCGTCTCCATTGCtgttctccagctgctgctgctcctccagcagGGCCATTCCCACCAGGTGGAGCACCTGTACACAGTACACACCGATAACACAAATCCACATCACACAAGCAATCCACATGTAAACTCACAAACATGCTCATGTTTAAACTGACGATTTCTAAACTTGACACTGGGTCTAAAGATATGGGGAAGAAGAATATTCCACTTTGTCAGGGAAACTGGTTAGGAGCTCTGAACTGGTCCCACTGGTCTCACCCTCTGCAGCATAGATTCGGTCCAGCCGCCCCCACTGGGCTCCACGGCCCACTGAAGCACAGCGCCCTCTATAGCCAGCAGCACATCGCACTGCAGCAGGTTCACCAGGCTGCCAAAGAGAGGACAGAGTGGGGGGGGCAGAGGGGGAGGCAGGgctgggaacacacacacagacacacacattaacttAAAAACCAAGTGGCAACCCACAgaaaattaacagaaaaatagGAGCTTGGCTTCAATCATCATCTGTGTCAAAGCTGAAGTGCATTTGGTCAAACTTGGTCAagtctgccccccccccccccccccccccccccccccccccccaggtaACTTCCTGTTATACGAAAATGTGCAACGTGTATTTACCTGTATCCTCTCCGTTCTGCCTCCTCAGCTTCCTCTGAGCCTCCTCGGCCTGAAACCCACACATCACATACTGTTACCATGACAGCACACAGACCCTTGTCCCGATCAATACCCTCACTAGTACACTAATCGGTGTGTGTACCTTGGACTGATCAGCTCTGCTGTAGTGGTAGAAGTACAGGTTGAAGTTTCTGTTCCAGTCAGGACGCAGTTCGTACAGACCGCGACCTGTCACACCTGGCTTCCTGCACACACAATACTACACAGTGAGTACTGCAGTCATGAATAGTTCCCATGTTAATGCAAAACAGTACTATTTCTCTTCCATTGGGTTTTAAGGTGGACTGATGGCAGCTAAATCTGGGTGTGTATTTAAGGTGGACTGATGGTGTACGTTAAGGCAGAAGTACTGAAGAAAACAGACTGACTTGAATAAAGCGACGCTGTCGATGACTCTCTCCAGACCGGTCTCCTTGTTAccctgaagacagaaaacagatcaGCTGTCTGTATTGAGGAGAGTGAGACAAGTGAACAGGTCGACAGGTAAAAGGagacacatataaacaaacagGTGTCTCACGTTTTCAGGTAGAGCTTTCACCAGCTCACTGTGAGCCATCGGTCTGATTGACAGCTGGTGGATGATTTCTCTTCTGACCTCATCAAACGGCTCCACCTGTCCAACACCAGCTATGTAGCGCTCACCTGTaccacacaaatatttaaagctATAGTTTACTAAACATTTACCTGTGTAAATCTGGCTCTTGGCCAGTAACCAGGCTGATACTGACAAGACGTAGTGACACACAGCGTGTGGGACGTAAACACATCTGGGTTGTCTGTCCTGAGGAAAGGCAAGAGGCCTGTCTCTGGACCaagctgctgctctgacagcaAAGTGTTTCCTGAAGATCATTCTGCAGCTGAGCTGATGTCAGTTCACCTGAGTCACCTGCTTAACCTCAACATTTACCTATCTACATGTTTTGACTGGCCTTTATAAAAGAAGCATCACAGACTCACCGATGACCATGATAATGAGGTGAAGCATCTCCTCGATCAGAGTGTTGTTCTGCTGCGCCACATCCtgtcacacacagcagtgtcaGTAGAGTCAGCACTGACCTTGTTGGCCTCCCTGTTTGTCTTCCTGAGGTCTGTTGCAGGCAGCAGAGTGTCAGTACTGACCTTGTTGGCCTCCCTGTATCTCTTCCTGACATCCCCAGAgctgaaaatgtgaaacagtTCGAATCGACTGAGAACGATCATCAGGAAGTGGTTTGGATCCATCATGGACGCACCCGCCTGcatcacaacacaaacacctgTTAGAGACGAGCGCTGTGTCCACAGGCAGAGCCAGAAGAATCACAGGAGACTACCTGCAGCATGATGATGTCTTTGTCGAACATCTCCACTCGGCACTTGACGTTGTGGTAATAGTAGATCTGAATCAGGAACGATGTCaaaggaaacaggaagagaCAACATCAGGTTTGAACGGACAGAGCGCAAAAACAGGTTTAACTATGTTCTACAGAGAGCACTGCATTATGGGTAAATGATAGCCTTGCTGTCTATCGGGCATTTTTGgcctgtcagtctgtcagttacTGTGGTGGTCTGGCTGTAAAAGGTTTGAAATAATGTAGAAGTTCACTGCGTAGCCGACACCTTCACCTTCATCAAGCAGAGAAATGAGAGCGTCTGCTACTGTGGGTTTGTGTTACTGCAGTTCCACCAGAGAAAACCTCAGCGATGGGCATGTGATACCCGTGGGATCTCTGGAAACTTTCCAACATGACAGGAGCTGATCagagattagattagattcagaGCTCCTTAAGCCTGACACAAAAGCGGCTGCTAAACCTGAACTGTTCAGCTAAACCTGAACAGTTCAGCTGCAACCTGGTCTTCCAGGACCTGACTGATCTGATGTGCTTACTGCCTGCTGGCAGTATTATGGGATGTCTGTTCCTGTCAGAGAAGCCAAAAAGCTCAGGTAGGGACTTACTTGATTGATTAGGGAGAAGCCATTCCTCCTCCAcatcccagcatgcacctgGGCACAGAGCACCAGGCAGCGGAGGGGGAGTTCGATTAGGAGGGGCGGACTGAGTTCACCCTGATGGcatacacgcacacgcacacacaggttAATACAGCTGTATTGATCAGTTTAGACAAGGTGATAAGGTTTCAAGTAGCAGCTGTGCAGATGACCCACAACACTGACCCTAGAAATCCCATCAGGTACCGACCAAACACATCTTAGTCAATTTAGTTTTACAGTCCagtcaaatattatttttagtcAGCTGCAAAAAACGTAAGCATTCCTAAACACACTGAATTTCAGACTTCAGAaacccacaaaaataaaaggggAAAAGACGTTAACCGCCTGTCATGAAACGATTCAGTCAAACTGAGCAGACCagatcagtgctgctgttactgACCAGAGGCAGCTGCTCAGGAGAACGTGAAGCCACTTCTGTCCTGCTGAGGAGAACATGGAGACCTGCAGGGGGACAACATACGTCAGCATCTCAGGCTGCAGCGTTTGTACAATCATCCAATCAGAAgatgtcattattttattacatcGTTGTGTcagtctatatgtgtgtgtacctgccAGCAGCCTGCACACCGGCAGGTGTATAGACACTTTATCCTGAGACACCTGGTACCTGTACGTCTCCACACAGTGACCGGCCAGACTCAAGCTGATTGGCTGCTCACCGTCAGGAAGGCTGTTGTGACAGTGACTGAGCGCACTCAGACACTTCTTGTAGGCTTCAATCAACACACGCTCCTGACACGTACAAAATCAAAGAAATGAAGGTTAACTTAAGAAACATGTGAAAGTAACTAATGGTAAGTTTCACGATCAATTCACTGATCAATCATATTTAAATTCCATCAGCTATGATGAATtctacaaacagaaaacacagatgtcACTCACAGTGGACAATTTAGGAGTAAACAGgtaataaaaaatgattaaatcaaATCCTACCTTTTAACGTTTACACACTCATCTCTCAAGcttcaaaactgtttttgattAAATCTGGTGAAATATTTGTTCTTCATAATTATGTGCTTGTTTTGCTTATAGTACTATATGTGGTCTGCATATATGTAatatccctccatccatcctcaTATTCCTGCTGTCCAGGGGGCCTGaaccaatcccagcatgcagtggttGAGAGGCGggtcacagggctgacacacagagacagacacacactcacattcacacctacaggcaatttagagtcccCAACCAAccagacctgcatgtgtttggactgtgggaagagaaaacccacacagacacagggacaacatgcagactccacacaaaaaggccccgggtccacctgggttcagaccctaatcctgacctgcatgtgtttggactgtgggaggagaaaacccacacagacacagggacaacatgcagactccacacagaaaggccccgggtccacctgggttcagaccctaatcctgacctgcatgagtttggactgtgggaggagaaaacccacacagacacagggacgacatgcagactccacacagaaaggccccgggtccacctgggttcagaccctaatcctgacctgcatgtgtttgaactgtgggaggagaaaacccacacagacacagggacaacatgcagactccacacagaaaggccccgggtccacctgggttcagaccctaatcctgacctgcatgtgtttggactgtgggaggagaaaacccacacagacacagggacaacatgcagactccacacagaaaggccccgggtccacctgggttcagaccctaatcctgacctgcatgtgtttggactgtgggaggagaaaacccacacagacacagggacaacatgcagactccacacagaaaggccccgggtccacctgggttcagaccctaatcctgacctgcatgtgtttggactgtgggtggagaaaacccacacagacacagggacaacatgcagatgGTCCTCGACGTTACTATCCTACAAATTTTTAAACGATGCCTGCCCTAACAGGTTGtaattggctgaacacacctgattcaAGTAATCAgaagtgggtagggcagggatatctggaagacaagcaggacagtagcgcttgaggaccaggattggagaCCCCTGATATAGAGTACgtatatatgaaatatgtagTATGTACTAGAGATGGGCATTTGAAGCTAAAATAGTATTTGATATTAACTacatatatataacataaaactatgttactttttgtttttgaaaaacaaaatcactttaaaaTCTTAGGACTATTCAAATACTCAAAAACCACTGCCCATCCCTAgtatgtatatgtttatatacGGGGTTAGTATGTAGCATATAATATGTCGTCTCACGTCAGTGGAGCACCACTCCTGGATCATGGAGATGATGTGAGTCAGTTTCATCTGCAGTGTGAACGCTGCCTCCCACTCAGGCTCCATCTCGATGTGTTGCCCCACCTGCCTCACCACCGGGTCCATgccctgacacagacacagggtCAGAACCAGAGACAGACAGCTGAACTTTCACCAAAATCCTCTTTCGTCTGACCagtctttaataacttttgaatttaaaataatggatcatgcagcgtttggaagaaaactCTGCTACAGGAGATGTTTGTCTGACAACACtcttaataaatttaagaaaatgatttcatctttatttacgtctgtgccatgtgccaacacagtggagggcagctgcctcaatcctactccctatcAAGACTGGAAAGTAAGTGGCGTttcacaaatttagaagaattttatctagcctggaaaaacagtgtAATAACataaaaagctctctgtaaagtcACAACTGGTTCTTCTcgaggtttcttctgtttttccctcttcactgtcaagtgcttgctcatgagggatttgttgggtttttgtttttttgtaaagtgccttaagataATTGTCAcgtgatttggcactatacaaatatattgaattgaattgaaactcTACCTGCTCAGGTGAACTTCTCAGGTGtgtacattttcacattacCTGCATACACTTGAGCAGCTCCAGAAAAGCATCCAGTCCTTCTAGAAATTTGAGTCTGAGCTGATCGCTCCACTCAGAGGGACAACTGATGAGGACATACCTGTACACAGGTACACAGGAGAGAGACTGGTTTCACTGGGGGAGCTGGTGTATAACAAGTATATAATCAGTGTATACCCAGAATATGACGGGTCTCTAGCTGGTGCTCACTTAAGGTCTCCGATGAGGCTCTGGACTCGCCCGAACTTGAAGGCCTGCTGGGCTGTGTAGCGGTCGAACTGGAACCGTCCCTGCAGGTCTCTGTGACGGAGGTGATCCACAAATGTCCTGATGATGGTTGTCATCAGGTTCTCCTCCACCATCAACATGCGGGCCTGCAACACGCATGCACGCagacaaaacagtaaatatatcCAAATGCCTTCCCTGAAGATTAACCGGCCACTCTACTGATTTTAATGGCACTTTAACCCAAACAAGGCTCATTCTGCTCAGCCTGTGAAAACAGACGTATGAGGCATGAAGGTGCAGCATTTGAAGGGTTGGCTGTTTACCAGGGAGAGATTACACGACCTAcgtgcattgtgggaaatgtaggattgTCAGGATCGTCCCTGACAAGTATATAAAGCTGGAAGCAGACTTATCTTTTCTGATGAGACACACTTCCTTGCTCCCACAGTTTTCTTAGATTCTAAGATTGTGAAGTGGGAGCATTTCATGATTATGACTTTACTTCTGAAGAACCTAGAAATGACTAGTGtgtttaaaataagaaacaaacacactatCCTGGCTTATATTCTGGGTCTTGTGGGAAAAGTAATGCTTCACTTTCAACAATGTTCTTGGAACTAAATTCATCATGATGATTGTTGATTTACTAAAGTAGAAGTGTCttacaatacaacaaaaaatcAAGGAGTTCCCTCTCCGAGCTTTATCATAACCTTTTCATTGTTCACTCAACCACTGACTGTAATACAtaaaattaacacaaaacagattttcaCCAGACAAAAGAAACTACTAAAACTACTGAACACCAGCCAACTCACCTGTTTATTAAAGTTCAGAGCACTGgtgtattttaaaacagcacagatcATGTTTAAAGTCAATAACAAGCAATGAAAGTGTCCAAACATTGTTTAAagtgagagaaagtgaaagtgtaagaaagatgtaaaagaaataaactgGTCCTGTTCAGAACTTGTCGCCTCCAACAAAAACTCACCAGTGAGGGGACGGTGAATATTTGTACTGACAGGTCAGTGATGGAGAACTCACGGTCGTGGTCGTCTTTCACGTAGTCGCTCTGCAATCGCTCGTAACTCTACCATGAGgacaaggagagggagagagacagagaaagggaggTGTGTGGAGgtacagaggaggaagagtacTCACCATGGTTGGGACGGTGAAGAGCTGTACAGACAGTGAGGTCACTGACACCACTCGCTCGTGGTCATCCTCCATAAAATCTGTCTGCAGGCGTCTGTAGTTCTAGAGGGGGACGACATTTCACCTctgggtcagaggtcactgctGCCTGGCCGACACCCCTCTAACCCCAAAATTAAACCTCATCAAACAAACACCAATACACGAAGTCTGGAACCAACAAGCCAACAATTTAACCTGAACCTCCAATCACTAGGGGTGGAGCAGTGATTCACAGTTTAAACTACTGTTAAAACTCCGAAAGACCAGTTGACAAAAGCTGGTCTGCCTCCTCAGGGTCCTAAATCAGTCaaatgtgaacacacagacatgaaacacatgCTGATGTGATCTAGTGTGACTTAAACTAGCTGAGGGTCCCATCATCTCATCTTCATAGAGCATGCTTGGTATGGAAGTACTACATTATTAATAAGCACCTCATTGTGACCCAGGGTGAGCTACCTGCTCCTGTGTGGAATTGTGGGTAGTCCAGCTGCTGTATCTTTCTGACAGCTAGCATCTCAGGTGGTGACACTAATGTGTCACTGACACAACATGAACCAGAGGGAGGCAGGAGCGAGCCCCGGCTGCTGCATTTGTGCTGCAAACCTGTGGACTGTGATAGTAACAGCTGGTTAGGTCAGTGTGCAGCTCAGTCTGCTTTGTACTGTCCAGGTgatctctgtacttgtcctgctagaccttagtcctgcatttgacactatcgaccacGGCATCTTagtacagagactggagcatgtgattgggatCAAAGAAACAGAGTTAAAGTGGTTCCATAATAATCGGatagattccagtttgttcatgttcatgatgaaccaCACAAAAATtagttccacaaggttctgtgctaggaccgattctcttcaccttatacatgcttcctttaggcaatgtttttaggaagcactgtattaattaccatttttatgcagatgacactcagctatATCCATCTATGAAACTtgacaacacaaaccagttagccagacttcaagtgtgtctaaagaacataaaggcctggatgaccagtaactttctacttttaaactcagggAAAACAGAGGTTATTGTATTCTGGCCTGAAAACctctaacaatatagctactctagatggcacAGCTCTGGCCTCCAGTACTACTCTGAAAAACCTTGCAGTTAATTTTGACCAAAATAtgttctttaattcacacataaaactagAAAGTTGTCTCACTTCACTGTGCTTACTATGCATGGTTGAAATGACAATCTAAGCACCTTGAACCCTTGATGTCAGTTACcacacacaaaatgtcacaTGTAGAATTAAAACACATGAGGATGGTGCTTTAGTTTCACATCATTCTGATTCTGTCTTCTGATGCCAAGTATTCAACACAGTAATCAGTTACTGTGGAGATGGTCTGTTCATTCATGGAACAACAGTAATCATGATGTCAACATGATGTCGCCCATCAGCGGCTTTGTGAAAACTTCAGGGGACTGTTAGTGGAAAGGTAAATTGATCAGGTGTGTTACCTTGGCAAATTGGATGGCAAAGATCTTCTTATACTTGAGGTCCATGAGGAGGCTGTTCATCAACAGCTGGTGGTAAATGTTCCTCGCTCCTACAGACAGAGATCAGGTGAGTCCTTACCTGTCCCAACAATCATCCCCTAGAATATCAGTAATTACTCCTTAAGCAAGACTTGGACAACAGATGAACTaggtgaattttttttattagttttggAACAACCAGTAGTTTTAAGAAATAACAGATGTGTCCACAGCAGGATGGAGACTGCAAGAACTTTGTcatgaaaacagctttttctaagTGCTTTCTATCGCTTTGAGAACCTATAAAAACATGTGCTTATGTGATGTGACGCGTGTGCGGTTACCTTTCCACATCTTGGAGTCATTGAGCATCAGTCGGTCGACCAGCGAGGAGTTTTCTCCTTCTGAACTTTTCTGAAGACCAACCTGACACAGAATCCTCCTCAGACCATCTGAAACATGTCAACACTGTGCATTATGCAGCAATAGGGACACAGTTGTACAGAAGCATCATGGGTAATGTAACACAGACATACCAGAGTACTGAATGATATGTCCCAACCAACTGAGAGCCTTCAGAGCAAAACACTGATGAGCAACAACAGATGAATGCATCACCTGAACCCTGAGAGGCTTCGACTGACGACTGGTGTTCCTCTGGGGGAAAGAGACAAAGTTAATTCAACCTTCCAGCAACAACAACGGACTGAAGCTGAATTTAAATGTCAGACTGCAGGGCAGCCTCTGCTTTCCAGCAGCCTCACAGACATACAGCAGCTGAAAACAGTGAACATGTCATATACACGTTAAAACTGCAGGTTTAATCCACAAATCACTGATCTATTAAATTTCCTGGCAAATCTTTAATCTGTTCTCTGTCTATTTTTTCATCCAGCACCCGGATGAGTATCAGTCAGCAGTTTAATGTAGTCAGGTCAGTGACAGGTTTGGTCAGTCAGTAGTCCAGTTAGTAGCCTGGTCTGTAGGGGCAGTGGACACTCACCACAATCACAGACTTGGCCTGTTCACAGAACTGGAAATCTCCATACCGAACGGACTTCCTGCCCTGcaccaacacatacacagagcagATGAACTTTATACAATGAGTTTACCTGGAGCTTTCAGCAAATAACATGGACTTCATCACAGACAGAGCAGGGTATGTTCTGACTGAACTAGGGCTGCAATAACTAATCGATAAATTTagattaataaaataatgagcAACAAATCTATCGATTAGTTAGATCGAGTAATGCAGCTGTTTGTGGCGAGCAGAACCAAAAAACGGcagaagtggagaagaaaaTCATATTTTCCACAATTAAACAAGTCATGTGGATGATGGCGGTGCCttcttgttctagtttttctgttatgtggtcaaacaatcagtcatccagtaaaatgtttatggtgtgtacacacacacctgttctgATGACTGACGCAGGTCAGAATCGGttgtggattaaatgtttctgttttcacacaaaTTCCCTACAATGTCATGAGTCACATCCAGAAATAGTGTGTAGTTGttattttaacacatgcagTGACAGTGGAGACAATAGAGCTCACACAAGGGGAGGACTGAAACACTGATTCAGGCCGGGGATTTGTCCACCACTGGCTCACACCATGACACTACCCAGACTTTTTACAAGGGAGCTCTTAGGAGCAAAGTCGTGCTCATATCAGGTCCGTATTCCTCAGACAATTGcttttttacatgcagctcaccaggataGTGTCTAGCAATGTTCAAGTGCATGTCAAAGTATGTAGCTTCATTAGGGTTAATGCGACACAcgctttttatttaaatgtgaaattccAGTAAACAAGTGCCATTTTCAATGTGataaaatttaagatctgtttaaatgtcatcacacataattgttttgttggttttttttattacatgtgtgGAAAACTAAGATTCTATTTTGACAATAAATCATTGAAAACTGACTTCTCTAAATTCTATTGTAAAAATCAGAATACTCGATTTATCAAAAACATAATCGACCGATTAACGGATTATTAAAATACTTGTTTATTGCAGGCCTAGACTAAACTCAGGTCTGTGCTTGTTAAGGATTTCTTCTTAGTAGCCCCACTGTGTTGCTGCAGCTGGATTGCCTTGTATTACACATTAACACTGATAACCAACAGGAGGTGATGTGAAAATGATGAGTACTGACGTCTCTGTCAACGGTGGTGGCGAAGTTGACGGCTTCTTTCTGGCTGCAGTTGACGGCTTTCTGCAGAGTGTAGATCACCTGTTCATATGTGTGAACTTCATCATTGAACAACATGCAGTAGTAGGTATCTCCTCGCTCCCTGCACACAGGAAGAATCAGCACATGCAGTGAAACAGTAATTTCACATTAAAGTAGCGTGTATTCCTGTAATGGTTTGTAGGAATAATGTTTCGTTGATGACTGCTGGTTGTACACTGCCCTCAAGTGTTATGATCTCCACAGGTCGGGACTAAATCAgtttgaaaatgtctgtgtacTTATAACTTTGTGATGACAATTTTGACCATAtcagtgaggacattttggccagtcctgtttgagggttaacacTTGGTATTAGGGTTAAGGCCAGAATTAGGTTTAAGTTTAGGGTAAGGCTTTtggttgtgatggttaagggTCTAGAAAATGCatcagtgtcctcacaaagatagaagaaTTTGCAtgcaagcgtgtgtgtgtgtgtgtgtgtgtgtgtgtgtgtgtgtgcatacggTGGCTCCAATCCTGCAGGGAGCTGGTCCTCCTGTTCCCAGGTCAGCAGGTCCACAGCGTACTTCAAGATGATGGAGAAGATGCTGTAACAACGGTCAACCAGGTCAGCTGGAAGCAGAAGCACAGGATCCTGAAGAGACAAGAAgaacagacaggtaaacagacacagatacacagacagcTAAACAAAGGCAGACGGGTTAACAGATAAACAGATGCTCCACCTCATCTGTGTCCCTGCTGTTGTCTGTGGGAGTGTGTTTCTGGCAGTAAGGACCTCTTTTCCAGGCTTCAGCATCTCCACAGTCACAGAATCCTCCACCTCCTGACGTGGTCatctacaacacaaacacacaaaccatgtTGGGTTTCCTATATTCCATCTGTGATACAGGATGCAGCAACAAGACAGTGCATAacaaataacatacacacacagacccacaagAGACCccacgcacacatacactctgtgtgtgtgctggcagtGTCACCTGCAGCTCACAGCAGACTGTGTTCTTGCTGTGAGCTGCAGTCTCaagtgctgtgtgtgcagctgacaGGTTGACCTTCGACCTCAGAGCTGCAGCCCCAGCAGACCTCATGACTCCACTggtcacagagaaacagagagttGTAAACATTGATACAGTCAGAAAACACAGGACATCTCCACATCCTGCTGACAACTCTGATGACCTGCAGACTGTCCCTGGACTGGCACTGTTAAGGACAGGTCATGTTCAGGggtcacaaacacaaaaacacaggagctcCTCTTCTGAATGTTAGAGCTCAccatcatttttattgtgaataTGCATAGAATGGtccagcacacacacctgtacattttttttatatgagcatgtgcatgtgtgtttcttggAGTAGGATCAGTATCGTACGGTCTGTACCGTCCCCGGGCACGTTTGACCCCTGAAATCCAGTTTGTTTGACTAGTTTGAACGCTTATGTGTGTGGGGCACAGTTTGATCACTAACACCAGCTCCATGACCCGTGTCAGAGTGCTTGTCTTCAGCGATATTGTGGTGACCTCAGTGTGTTGGTCGTTTCAAGTGCAGGGTGAGTGGGGGCAGCAGGggagtgaagaggaggaggagtcatTGTTCTCAGACCCGGTACGAAGCAACTGTGCCTAGTGTGAATACACCCTAACGCCAAAGCATAACACCTGCTGCTTCTGTACATTATAACAGGTAACCAGCAGGACGTGTAGTGGCCGGGGTGTGTGTTTACCTGCCCGCAGGTATGTATCTGTTTCAGAGTCGGTGTGTCATATTTCTGTTGTCACATCCACCAGCTGGTAGTGTGTGTATACTCACCCTGTATCTGTGGTTTTTGTGAACACTGCCCAGGAAACACTGCATGCACAGAACACATGTCGGATCAGCTGCACActccctaaacacacacacacacacacacacacacacacacacacacacacacacacattacattacattatttttcagacatttatcTCATCAAAGTACCACTTTTGGTGCAGGAGCAGGTGTGCGTCAGTTACCTGCAGGAGTAGGTGGGCTCCCCCACCTTGAACACGTGCCCACACAGCGGTGATGGCTGGTTGTTCTCCTGCAGCTGAGCCAGGCCAGCCGCCGGCTCCTTCCCCAGCAGAAGCCACTCCAGAGGAGCCAGAAGGAGCAGCTGACAAgccagctcctctctctgctcctccctccCACCCCCACCGAGGCAGAGGATTCTGGGTACATACATGGCCAGATGACGGTAGACTTCCTGTTGCAAGTCAGCTGCCGCCAGCCATTgctgaggaggagagggagaggaggaggagtgagaaAGAGGAGGCTGTGCTGCAGGCAGTGATGTATCAGAGTAAAAGGATTAATTGTCAGATCTCCAGTTTCCACTGCACTGCTACAAAAACATGGACACATCCCTGCAGGTGTGCAGCTCCAGGTGAACAGGAAGAAACAGTAGAATCCACAGTAGACAACTGTGCCCAGGTGTGTGTACAGGATATAGTATTCCTATAGTGCATTACAATACTCCAACCTGTATAGTAGTCCGGTGTCCAGTCAGTAATCAGCAACAATCAGCTCTGTCACAGTTTTAACCTGCTGACACAGTGACCCACA is a genomic window of Mastacembelus armatus chromosome 15, fMasArm1.2, whole genome shotgun sequence containing:
- the ubr2 gene encoding E3 ubiquitin-protein ligase UBR2 isoform X3, which produces MAAVEADRDPSSVLCSEFLNFSARGTASQWLAAADLQQEVYRHLAMYVPRILCLGGGGREEQREELACQLLLLAPLEWLLLGKEPAAGLAQLQENNQPSPLCGHVFKVGEPTYSCRECAADPTCVLCMQCFLGSVHKNHRYRMTTSGGGGFCDCGDAEAWKRGPYCQKHTPTDNSRDTDEDPVLLLPADLVDRCYSIFSIILKYAVDLLTWEQEDQLPAGLEPPERGDTYYCMLFNDEVHTYEQVIYTLQKAVNCSQKEAVNFATTVDRDGRKSVRYGDFQFCEQAKSVIVRNTSRQSKPLRVQVMHSSVVAHQCFALKALSWLGHIIQYSDGLRRILCQVGLQKSSEGENSSLVDRLMLNDSKMWKGARNIYHQLLMNSLLMDLKYKKIFAIQFAKSYERLQSDYVKDDHDREFSITDLSVQIFTVPSLARMLMVEENLMTTIIRTFVDHLRHRDLQGRFQFDRYTAQQAFKFGRVQSLIGDLKYVLISCPSEWSDQLRLKFLEGLDAFLELLKCMQGMDPVVRQVGQHIEMEPEWEAAFTLQMKLTHIISMIQEWCSTDERVLIEAYKKCLSALSHCHNSLPDGEQPISLSLAGHCVETYRYQVSQDKVSIHLPVCRLLAGLHVLLSRTEVASRSPEQLPLGELSPPLLIELPLRCLVLCAQVHAGMWRRNGFSLINQIYYYHNVKCRVEMFDKDIIMLQAGASMMDPNHFLMIVLSRFELFHIFSSGDVRKRYREANKDVAQQNNTLIEEMLHLIIMVIGERYIAGVGQVEPFDEVRREIIHQLSIRPMAHSELVKALPENGNKETGLERVIDSVALFKKPGVTGRGLYELRPDWNRNFNLYFYHYSRADQSKAEEAQRKLRRQNGEDTALPPPLPPPLCPLFGSLVNLLQCDVLLAIEGAVLQWAVEPSGGGWTESMLQRVLHLVGMALLEEQQQLENSNGDDDVTFNYTCKITRPGEAPSPSGSVLALLESLQNAPHLEVHKDMITWILKMVANIKTMRERTSSTSTVSISPGQGAEEMVRDKDKAERKRKAEMARLRREKIMAQMSEMQKHFINENKELFQQSLEELEASTSAAVGNSPPSLELTCVSQVCVGPRRVGGAEQRQLVTCILCQEEQEVRGHGRAMVLAAFVQRSTVLSKNRHHNLPDPEHHDPVFMHPDLSLGIHTASCGHIMHATCWQRYFEAVQLKEQRRQQRLRGHTSYDVENGEFLCPLCECLRNTVIPLLPHTHSPDHSVDHSSLEAWLKTTNQQIAALHFSHRKQSDGQLPISHLEDITTPGPFNCVCVCVCVCVCVHVFVCVSGAVEEELPVVPAGFSISFTPQNPFSSSISEMITTFSMSAYKVGLKVNPNEQDHRVPVLSWSTCAYTIQSIERLLMDEDKPLFGSLPCRQDDCLSSLTRFSSACWTAAPLKTVHTHFIRLFAALIPDSQVQNTPCVLDIDMFHLLVYTVLSYSSVHSLDQSGRSVVDSAHLHLLHLVTVAHLVQILLTSNTEEVSMDQDNEGSEEEEAAICQLYSTLRKHLDSVLPKVSSGWQLWRCVKTGVLPFLRAAALFFHYLNSTALPADLLVAGPGQWEALCSYLSLPPNLLQLHHSHRTLLEPLIHRWCCHPGVRQTLQGGGVIVRFPRESNRLIELPEDYSVLINQASSFTCPRSGGDKSRAPTLCLVCGSMLCSQSYCCQTEVDGEDVGACTAHTFTCGAGLGLFLRVRESQVLFLAGKTKGCFYPPPYLDDYGETDQGLKRGNPLHLCSERYRKIERLWRQHSIAEVIGHAQEANQTLVAIDWQHL